The following are encoded in a window of Acropora muricata isolate sample 2 chromosome 6, ASM3666990v1, whole genome shotgun sequence genomic DNA:
- the LOC136920709 gene encoding sodium/calcium exchanger 3-like, whose amino-acid sequence MTMTDKCSEGTLLLPFLDESGWIEELRIFIYLVALLWCFMGVAIIADVFMCAIETITSKTKQVKVARQDSDQVDLVEIRIWNDTVANLTLMALGSSAPEILLAIIEITILNKFNAGELGPSTIVGSAAFNLLVITGVCIMTVPAHEQRRIKAVKVFAVTASFSVLAYVWLFFALTVSSKNEIELWEAILTFLLFPVLVVIAYIADKDYCSGKISPQDPGVLELAEGSKVLKTPAHDPEVESFIKEVSRNPNLTEDEAAVLVAAHIKSKQPKNYGYYRVGAIRDLGGSHKLTPNMDPQLRLIYEELSEVGFSSSGASAIMNHALGGKVQPARVEFAAPKCAVLESDKLVRIGVTRTGNTKIPASVNYETINGTAMAGSDYEARKDVLVFKPGETAKHIDITIIDDDEWEENEVFFIKLSRFDYKDDSVEIGGQSVTEVTIINDDEPGIFSLENPSFVIKESIGKASFKVERTQGTDGKVEVKWKTIDQTAVNGKDYHGGSGTLVFEHGEQVKYISIDIIDDKDFEKDETFIVELTETSEGAFLGNVKSAAVTIVNDDEYRRLFDRVVSLTHLNLRRLELGSETWGAQFREAMSVNGGDVVNATTQDYVMHFFTFAWKVIFAVCPPCTWFGGWLTFCVALGMIGLLTVIVGDLATIFGCLIGLKAEVTAITFVALGTSLPDLFASKCAAISEKHADAAVGNVTGSNSVNVFLGLGTPWLIACIYHTVKGTKFIVEAGTLSISVITYSICAIVCIVLLVVRRKSKLMGRAELGGPSGPKYFSGSFLIFLWLLYVLISSLVSYEIIAF is encoded by the exons ATGACTATGACTGACAAATGTTCTGAAGGGACACTCTTGCTGCCATTTTTGGATGAATCTGGATGGATTGAAGAGCTCAGGATTTTTATCTATCTTGTAGCGCTGTTATGGTGTTTTATGGGAGTTGCTATAATCGCAGACGTATTTATGTGTGCTATCGAAACCATAACAAGCAAGACAAAGCAAGTGAAAGTGGCAAGACAAGATAGCGACCAAGTTGACTTGGTGGAAATTCGCATATGGAATGACACAGTGGCGAACCTAACTTTGATGGCACTGGGATCGTCAGCCCCTGAAATTTTGCTGGCCATCATTGAGATCACTATTTTGAACAAATTTAATGCAGGAGAACTTGGCCCAAGCACTATCGTCGGTTCTGCAGCTTTCAACCTTCTTGTTATAACTGGAGTATGTATAATGACCGTTCCAGCTCACGAACAGCGAAGAATCAAGGCTGTCAAAGTGTTCGCTGTGACGGCTTCTTTCTCCGTTCTGGCTTACGTTTGGCTGTTTTTTGCCCTCACTGTGAGCTCTAAAAATGAGATAGAACTTTGGGAAGCAATTTTAACCTTTCTGTTGTTTccagttcttgttgttatcGCTTATATCGCGGACAAAGATTACTGTTCTGGAAAAATATCCCCGCAAGACCCTGGAGTCCTCGAACTCG CTGAAGGTTCAAAGGTCCTGAAAACACCAGCACATGATCCTGAGGTTGAGAGCTTCATAAAG GAAGTCAGCAGAAATCCCAATTTGACAGAAGACGAGGCTGCTGTGCTTGTAGCTGCCCACATTAAATCTAAACAACCAAAAAACTACGGATACTATCGCGTTGGTGCAATAAGAGACCTTGGTGGCAGTCACAAACTGACACCAAACATGGATCCACAATTAAGACTG ATCTACGAGGAGCTGTCTGAAGTTGGTTTTTCTTCGTCTGGAGCTTCGGCAATCATGAACCATGCCCTTG GAGGGAAAGTTCAACCTGCTCGCGTGGAATTTGCTGCTCCGAAATGCGCTGTACTTGAAAGTGATAAACTTGTTAGGATTGGAGTCACGCGAACTGGCAACACTAAAATCCCCGCATCTGTCAA TTATGAAACCATCAATGGCACAGCAATGGCAGGCTCGGACTATGAGGCCAGGAAAGATGTGCTTGTCTTCAAACCAGGAGAAACTGCGAAACACATCGATATCACCATTATTGACGATGATGAGTGGGAGGAAAATGAAGTCTTCTTCATTAAACTATCGAGATTTGATTACAAAGATGACTCCGTTGAAATTGGAGGACAGAGTGTTACTGAAGTGACAATTATCAATGACGATG AGCCTGGAATCTTCTCGCTAGAGAACCCAAGCTTTGTGATCAAAGAGAGTATTGGCAAAGCGTCCTTCAAGGTAGAGCGGACCCAAGGGACTGATGGAAAGGTGGAAGTTAAGTGGAAAACGATTGATCAAACAGCGGTGAACGGGAAGGATTATCATGGAGGATCAGGAACTCTGGTGTTTGAACATGGAGAGCAAGTTAAATATATTTCTATTGACATAATTGATGACAAAGACTTTGAGAAAGACGAGACTTTCATTGTGGAGCTTACAGAAACATCAGAAGGAGCATTTCTTGGAAATGTTAAGAGTGCGGCAGTCACTATTGTGAATGATGACG agTATCGACGTCTGTTCGACCGAGTTGTGTCACTTACACATTTGAATCTTCGTCGACTGGAGCTTGGGTCCGAAACATGGGGAGCGCAGTTCAGAGAAGCTATGTCAGTGAATGGAGGAGATGTTGTAAATGCTACCACACaagattatgtcatgcatttcTTTACCTTTGCGTGGAAG GTGATATTTGCAGTTTGTCCACCCTGTACGTGGTTTGGTGGCTGGTTGACATTTTGTGTTGCTCTGGGAATGATTGGACTTCTTACTGTTATTGTTGGAGACCTGGCAACTATATTTGGTTGCCTGATTGGCCTCAAGGCGGAAGTGACTGCCATTACCTTTGTTGCACTCGGCACTAGTCTCCCAGACTTATTTGCCAGTAAATGCGCAGCTATTAGTGAGAAACACGCAGACGCAGCTGTCGGCAACGTCACTGGAAGTAACTCTGTTAATGTGTTTCTGGGCCTTGGAACCCCTTGGTTAATAGCGTGCATTTATCATACAGTCAAG GGAACAAAATTCATAGTTGAAGCTGGAACACTGTCAATAAGTGTGATAACGTACAGCATCTGTGCTATTGTCTGTATAGTACTCTTGGTGGTACGACGAAAAAGCAAGCTTATGGGTCGCGCCGAGCTTGGAGGACCCAGTGGACCGAAATATTTCTCAGGCAGTTTTCTGATCTTCTTGTGGCTCCTTTACGTTTTAATCTCATCGTTGGTATCATACGAAATTATCGCCTTTTAG
- the LOC136919791 gene encoding adrenocorticotropic hormone receptor-like isoform X2 — MTAKHHMTTTEVRSWCTTFAVEAVFVAAGNLFIIIVFAKTKELRGNRQLFFLMNLAMADVLVGILAEPLFVYILGGYYNIWSFNYADVLGFASIFLDMFSGISSIAFLTAIALERLFATMYPIRYRGTKNARYAIIIFTLWVMSTAIPVARLTFGNDYNSLYLWMPLVCILLLLIGTAYFAIWIKVLFRSAKRMKARENHLNVTLTILTITSLSAWLPFIILNTVNMFQPVNVAPVYATKLLHYGNSLLNPFLFALKMPKFRDAANKIFCRRRRNTAFQTRSRGDNLILETVTKRTSLERTSSQIDQRNLEIKYTTV, encoded by the coding sequence ATGACTGCGAAGCATCACATGACTACCACTGAAGTAAGGAGCTGGTGCACCACGTTTGCTGTAGAGGCCGTTTTTGTTGCAGCAGGAAATCTCTTTATAATCATTGTATTTgctaaaacaaaggaattacGAGGAAACCGTcagcttttttttcttatgaacTTAGCAATGGCCGACGTTTTGGTAGGCATTTTAGCTGAGCCCTTATTTGTGTACATCTTGGGTGGGTACTACAATATATGGAGTTTTAATTACGCTGATGTCCTTGGATTTGCATCCATATTTCTTGACATGTTTTCGGGAATTTCTTCAATTGCCTTTTTAACAGCCATAGCCCTGGAAAGACTCTTTGCTACAATGTACCCAATTAGATACAGAGGAACGAAAAACGCACGGTATGCCATAATAATCTTCACTTTGTGGGTCATGTCCACGGCTATTCCGGTCGCAAGATTAACCTTTGGAAATGATTATAACTCTCTTTATCTGTGGATGCCCTTAGTGTGCATTTTACTGTTGCTTATTGGCACAGCTTACTTCGCTATCTGGATAAAAGTTCTGTTTCGTAGTGCAAAGCGAATGAAAGCTCGTGAAAACCATCTCAATGTAACTTTGACAATACTGACTATCACATCATTGTCTGCATGGCTGCCATTCATTATACTGAACACAGTTAATATGTTTCAGCCGGTAAACGTGGCTCCTGTATATGCTACCAAGCTGTTGCATTATGGCAACTCCCTTCTCAACCCTTTCTTGTTTGCCCTTAAAATGCCAAAGTTTAGGGACGCTGCTAATAAGATATTTTGTAGAAGACGACGAAATACTGCCTTCCAAACTCGGTCGAGAGGGGATAACTTAATTCTAGAAACGGTAACAAAAAGAACAAGTTTGGAACGCACAAGTTCACAAATAGATCAGCGAAATCTTGAAATCAAATATACGACAGTTTAG
- the LOC136919791 gene encoding adrenocorticotropic hormone receptor-like isoform X1, with product METGFSQHRSGNITFTKFKVAVTSNMTAKHHMTTTEVRSWCTTFAVEAVFVAAGNLFIIIVFAKTKELRGNRQLFFLMNLAMADVLVGILAEPLFVYILGGYYNIWSFNYADVLGFASIFLDMFSGISSIAFLTAIALERLFATMYPIRYRGTKNARYAIIIFTLWVMSTAIPVARLTFGNDYNSLYLWMPLVCILLLLIGTAYFAIWIKVLFRSAKRMKARENHLNVTLTILTITSLSAWLPFIILNTVNMFQPVNVAPVYATKLLHYGNSLLNPFLFALKMPKFRDAANKIFCRRRRNTAFQTRSRGDNLILETVTKRTSLERTSSQIDQRNLEIKYTTV from the exons ATGGAAACTGGCTTCAGTCAACATCGAAGTGGAAATATTACTTTTACGAAGTTCAAG GTTGCGGTCACGTCAAACATGACTGCGAAGCATCACATGACTACCACTGAAGTAAGGAGCTGGTGCACCACGTTTGCTGTAGAGGCCGTTTTTGTTGCAGCAGGAAATCTCTTTATAATCATTGTATTTgctaaaacaaaggaattacGAGGAAACCGTcagcttttttttcttatgaacTTAGCAATGGCCGACGTTTTGGTAGGCATTTTAGCTGAGCCCTTATTTGTGTACATCTTGGGTGGGTACTACAATATATGGAGTTTTAATTACGCTGATGTCCTTGGATTTGCATCCATATTTCTTGACATGTTTTCGGGAATTTCTTCAATTGCCTTTTTAACAGCCATAGCCCTGGAAAGACTCTTTGCTACAATGTACCCAATTAGATACAGAGGAACGAAAAACGCACGGTATGCCATAATAATCTTCACTTTGTGGGTCATGTCCACGGCTATTCCGGTCGCAAGATTAACCTTTGGAAATGATTATAACTCTCTTTATCTGTGGATGCCCTTAGTGTGCATTTTACTGTTGCTTATTGGCACAGCTTACTTCGCTATCTGGATAAAAGTTCTGTTTCGTAGTGCAAAGCGAATGAAAGCTCGTGAAAACCATCTCAATGTAACTTTGACAATACTGACTATCACATCATTGTCTGCATGGCTGCCATTCATTATACTGAACACAGTTAATATGTTTCAGCCGGTAAACGTGGCTCCTGTATATGCTACCAAGCTGTTGCATTATGGCAACTCCCTTCTCAACCCTTTCTTGTTTGCCCTTAAAATGCCAAAGTTTAGGGACGCTGCTAATAAGATATTTTGTAGAAGACGACGAAATACTGCCTTCCAAACTCGGTCGAGAGGGGATAACTTAATTCTAGAAACGGTAACAAAAAGAACAAGTTTGGAACGCACAAGTTCACAAATAGATCAGCGAAATCTTGAAATCAAATATACGACAGTTTAG